The genome window GCTATAGGCcatgaatacttttaaaaatatgtataattctGGTAACATTACAAATATACGTAATACAGATTTCATAAAAAGTTCATGCACCATATTATTTGTCAACTACTCGAACTCAAGTGTAATTCGATAGATTAATGTAGAGTAAAACACAAAAACTGAAACAATGAGCTCGATTTAAAAAGGCAGATGTGTCTGAGCTGATGAGGAATTCGGGCTCACCTCTGGAGGTAGATAAGGCGGGTTATTGCTGGCTTTGGGGTACCGGGCTGACCGGTTTTTacactttttgccatttttcgCATATGATTTTCTACAGGCACTACTCGCTCCCTGAGAGCTGGACTTCTGTGTGGAAACAGTCCCGAACAGCCCCGACACCCGCGAATCCATTTTCAAAACTCTGAAATAATCCAGCAGATTTACTGATAAACTGTCGCGTCTGTCCTACACCATTACCCtgctaaattaatttgattaaagcagATATTGGGAGAGAAACATTATTTATAATCTCGAGCCGGTAGAGCTCCACCCCCTCCCGCACTAAACGAAACAACTGAATGTCCGGTTTAAGTTTGCGGAAGTGCGTCGTTCAAACGTAATAGTCGTGACGTCATCCAAGAGAAATAGTTATACTtaacttcagatatattttttatttaattctttgtTATATAATGTTAgtgtctgtcaaaataaaacggAAAGGGATAATTATAGTCTATAAATCTTCCTatcatttttctaaatattgttttaatatgtaatataatattttttttatacatcatACAGCACAATATGTGAAAAACAcaataattaaacatgaaaaatcGCTATAAATATGAGAAGTCATTATGAACATTGTGCTAGGCCTAAAAGATGGTGTAGCAAACGGAAGAAGGAAGCGTATGAGTCACTGATGAATATTCCTTTAGGCATGCTGCAATCACTATGTAATCTTTCATGGACAGCGTTTATATAACAACAAACTGAAGTAAAACTTGTTATGCATCGGTTTTTGTTATTCAAGACACAAAGATCAATAGGTTATTATACACAATTTTTAATGTAGaatggaggtgtgtgtgtgcgtgtgtgtatatatatttatgtatccattccacacacacacacacacacacacacacacacacacacacacacacatatatatttgatatttggttatatatatatatataattattcttaTTATATATTGTTTGATAACCGGATATATTTTGATGGAGGGCACTGTCCACATCAAAATATACAGAGTTTTTGAagactttaaaatgtatcattacGTTTTAGAGCTTGTAAATTCTTTAGAAAATGTCAGACAATAACattgcaaattatttttgtaaacagtGATCACAACTAAAAGGTGCGACAGCGCCACCCCCCTGCAATGAGAGGAACAAGAACAAGAATTCTGTAGCAAATGAAGGGAATTTAGCTTCTCTCCTAAATAACCTGAGTAGTATGTCAGCACAACAAACAACAACGTTTATAGAAATATTTTGAAAGGTTGACTtttatgaaacattattatttaacTTTCTACAACCACTTTAAACAGCACTGCTATGTGATATAATCTAAAGATTTTTACAGTGTGAGGAAATTTACATTAAcagacaaagtcgctggcagtgtgtacgcagcttcagtatatcatgtccatttatttatttatttaatttaatttatataagctggataatgtacagtcaggcgGCCGTTATCACACTGAGCACTCATCTCTGCACACCATACTGCTATTGAAAATCTGTTTTGCTCCAAGACCCATATCCCATGTTCAACAAATCTGCACCACAAAAACACTGTCCTtttatgcaataaataaataaataacatttacataaagacttcattttaataatacatacaaattcATATTCGTAAAGCTGCTCAATAGTAATATTAAAATTTCaaaatacattattccaaatcaaCTTATTGTAACACTGCAAACTGATAAACAGATATTATATAAAcattgatgctttcatatttattCATGTTTGAATGGGCTTGAaccacaaacaaaataattaaaagaaaaaaaaaaggaagatcaAAATATCTCAAAAGAAATGAGAATCTGTGACATCAATGGTGTATTTAGCTGTGTTATACAGGAAACAGGTTGAGCCAAAGGGCTGTTTTTCCCTGCAGTTGGAATGTAAATGGGCTCTGTTCATTGGTTGTGCGACGCTTCACTGTCTCTACAGTCTCAGTTGAGCAGTGCACTGGGGAATGTGGCAGTAAGAAGTGATTTCTGCTTCACAATTCTTTGAAGATGGACAAGTCAAGCAGTCTGTTTTTCCTTTACGTCTCTTTTGGATGTTTGTGTCACATAGCAAATCCTGCTCTCATGGAGAAACTGGCAAACAAAAAGATTTGCGCAGACACGGATTGTTCCTGTGAGTTGACACTATATTCATGACAGATCATAGATACATTTCACTTAGGTAGACAACTAATATTAAAGAAATGATTTTGAAAAAGTTTTAAATCTTGGAACTTCTATATGGTAAACAGCATATAGGGGAGtttggggcaggttgtcacatggGGATGTTTTCACCTCAGTAAATATaatgttttgagtcaaaagtccaattgcaaaaatgtgtgtttctctagcagtggttttgtacTGTACAATGTAATAAGTAGTAATCTGGTAATTGTTATCAATAGAAGCTACTTGATGTTGGCCATAAAGTAAGGCTGATTCAGTGaagttaaataaaacttttttttaggtaaataattttttcagtgtatgaTGGTGTCAAACACTCGATTCTACAAGATTTGAACTGAAAAGTTGAATTGTTTTATCAGGACAAGGCTATTCTTCATAAATATCAATTTGTGCAAGTTGTCAATATTTACTGGATATTTACTTGTCAATTCATGAATTACAATTTCTTTTGGCCAAATCAATGTTTTGCTGTTTCATGCATTCCCTTGTCACGTTTACATTGAAAcaatcaatgtaaaaaaaataaataaaaaaaaatcctatacATAGGCTGTTTAATGACAGGTTCCCGTTACGAcataatatgtatttaattaactGTATCTTTTTCCTGGACAATACTGGTGAAATATTAAACAGCTTATCTGTGGCCAAAACGTTGTCTATACAGAAagtgactttaaaaaataaacctaccctgagaaatattcactttaTTTATGAAGCTATGTGTGTTTGTCTCAGATGTGATTTCAATGGCCCAAGTTCTTGAAGACTACATTGCTTCGGACTGCAGATATATAAACCTGAGAAGAGGCCAGATGATCTATGTGTATTCTAAACTCAAACCACAAGAGGGTGATGGAGTCTTCTGGTCTGGAAGTGTGCGTGTCTGCATATTAAAACACTTTTCTATCCTCACTATCCCTTAAGGTGCTGTAAGTGTAATTAAATGGGTCATTCCTTCAATTCAGTGACATTTCAGCTTTtcaacttttgaaaaataaaacaaacttttactAGAATCGTTATgtttcattataaaaatacagtttagaatttttttgtgGACCTGTGGaaccctagaatcattaccacctttcaccccactagctacggccctgactaataccacaaaataaaggaaaaataaaacaaaagttaaaaatgtaaaagaactCAAAATCATTTTGCAAGATAGCTGATGTCATTTCCTAAcatatatcttcaatgaaaggtcATATTTGAAAGGGTGGGCAATAAATTGAGGGACACACAAAAACCTCCACTATCTGTGTTAAAACGAtacatttaccacaaatgaatgTTAGTAAGAGAATGAAATACTAAACTCTTAGTTGAATGATGAAAAAAATAGAAATCCAATGTTTTAGCACATATATCATGTCAAAGATGTTTGAAGTCCAGCTCTGGGGACGTGAGGAAGTGACACAGTGCAATagttaaaaattatttcaattatttaaaattttactttAGGCCCACAGCAGTATGTGATATTATAAATGGTCTTTATTCTTTTTACTAAGCCAATTAAATTAGTAATCaaatgaaattaaacaatataaagaaaTATTACAGCTttattgtaggaatgacccaaaTTAAATGCAGAAAATGGCCTTATTACCTGTCACATGTCACTGAAATAGGTgcatgaaatatcacacctgtctctggaACAGCCCTAGGCTGGGTAAACAGTGGGAGAAAACATGTCCGTGGACCACGTTCAGCTTGTTTGTTTCTGCTTGTCAATCATTGTGCGTGTTCCCAGAGCAGCCCAAATATGCTTGTATAAGTGCAGGTACGGTGTCCCGCTCCCATGTAAACCATATTCCCGCTCCCATGTTTCCACTGGCGCATGGTGTGCGAAGGTGAGTgagtgttttcaattcattcctatggaaGTCGAGAGCAAAGCTCTTGAGGTGAATTGTGGGATTGACAGCGGTGGAGAAAGTGTTAAAGGCAGTCAAAAGCGTCAATAAAGTTGAAACTGATGAAATTTGCTTTATCCAAATGAGGAACGAAAAACGGCGGGTGTCAGCCAATCACTGTGAGCTGAAAGCAGTGACGTCTTTCATTATTTTCTGATGGGTTCATGCTTTAATCACAAATGGACTTCAAATGATGATTGCACGCATTTAGCGTGGCAATACTGTGGCTGGGTGAGCAAAATTGTGACTCCAAATGAAGACTGCATGTATTCATTGTGACAATTCTGAAGCTGGataaaaaagtacaataaatCAACACAGTCATTATACTTTGTGCTtatgaaagtacattttgaatCATTCTGACTATAATCACGCATATTTGTGATGATTATATTGACCGTGAAAtgaaaataatcatggctgagtTGCCACACTGCATACTGCTCTTACCGTCTCTGCCATAGACTGATCTGGCTGAAGCAGTTAAAGTAGTATGGGTATAATGCCATTGCGAACACAGTTATTTTCGTTGTAACGCCCCATTGAGCAGAGTTTTTCCCCACCAGTTGAAACGTACGGTAACTCTCTGGGTCAGATGGTAAAACACTCAGGGGACACTCCCCTCTCCATCTGCTCTAAAACAATGGTCtacaagtgtgtatgtgtgtgtgtacatgtctttggagtgcagggttttggaaagatggGGCGTGGCTACTTCAGCGGCTAAGTCTGGTGGAAGTTCAAGAATGGCTATAGTACTTCTGGTACTATAACTTGGTCATGATCATGAAAATCCAGAAATAACGGTCACATTCTTTTTGTAGGTTTATGGTGACCGTTATGTAGACCAGATGGGCATGATTGGATATTTCCCCAGTAATTATGTAAATGAGACACATGTTTTTATGAAGAAAACTGTTGAGATGCCAACCACTGTAAGTACTCTGTACATTATTGAAAgtgcaacaaaaaaattatcacattgacttgcattttctttttctgaTAATGCATCCATTTTGTTTTCTCTGTGTAGGAAATGGACTTCTTCTGCGCTTAAAGACATCACCCTACTATATTCTTCTTCGCTAAATGGAGTTGAGATTTCCTTTGTGCGTTTGATCAAAATGTTCTATCCTCCATCTGAATGGGGAAACAATGCCTATTTTAAGTAGACCTTTTATTCCATGTGTTTTAATTTAGTTAGACTGGTATATTAATTGTGAGTGAGATTAATGAGTTCACTACTTGacctatttcattttcttttcttttttttttacatgaagcaGATTATAAAATGAATTATGTGACTAAATTCATTTACATGCAGTTCCACTCAAGAGTAGAACTCAGAGAGATGCATTTAAGAAAGTATTTCACTACTTGTACTGTTCTGTACTTTTTTGGCAGTGTTTGAAACCGCTTGATACAGTAAACTGCATGCATGACATCTCTTGAGTCTCTTCCCTTTAATTGATGTAGCTGCTACATATATAAAGTACATGGTCCTTTCAATGTGTGTATTCCTCACACATTTAGGAAATGTCTTCTCCAAAACCGGATTTTTTACATCAAATTCATATGGAAGAGCGACGCCCCAATATATGATACTGATATCAGAATCGTGTCTAATACTGTGATCATGTACTTGTTCTCTTGCCAGTAAAAATGCTCTATAACCAATATGTCTTTatgtaaacattcagtgcacaaattaatATCATGTCATGTCCTGGTGAGATTATTTTACAGCAAAAGCTGTGCTGtcatgagataaatatatagaaatTTGCAGTGCTTTAAATATGAGTGAATGTGAAGTGTTGTGCTGACCAGACACAAGTGTTCATACCTTTTAGAGATATTTGACATAAAGAatacatacttatttaattaaatagcagcttctgtgttttaataatcactttgagtcacataGAGATCGGCTTTTCCAGAGTGGGCAGCTACCGTCATAatgtcagagctccttggtctaacaacacagaaacacttcaaaataaaagcactttattcaacaaaaataactccaatgttgtattttagattgtgctgtgaagttctgtataaaatcacttcatttgataaaaataatacaaaatcatgttgaaaattgttatactttcatttaattaaagttttaaggaattaatttatttaacctcttcccaatcctgtaaaattagcctaaaacgcctaatcaaggcatacccgaagtaaatttaaagctgttcttgaaccgtttggagtacatgcatggttttggtcacatttgaaagggggcactctgaagttttttctccagctgtcagaattactgtaagtgctactgattttgagtaatagaagtttgaacacaatgaaatagaattttttttttccgcctgaaattttttttgcatacagatgcctgcagatgactataacttgtagctattagcttgagaacacaatgggatcacagcatgaatccttaccaagtccaggttcaaatgttataacaatatcataaaaaatgaatattttacacatgtttttctaagggtacacccaggcgttttacaaaagtgccttttggatactccaaaaggtcactttggaaacctaggacaaaaaggctgcaacctTTGAACGCTTCAacatacagtcataattttgggctctaatgaaagatgacacttagagctatcatattccatatccagatccactattagttttgctgacacagagtaactgatgcataaacacattagagtgccttttcccttcttgaaactaaatgttgtgcatttaAACACCATAttgatgataacatttaaattaattgttgatatggaattaaaaaacaaaaacaaaaagcaggTATCAGACTCAGTATTGGTGAGTACCAAAAATGaagtatcattaaaaaaaaaaggtatcgGACATCCCTACATTTTACTGTATGATTGTATCATATTTAAAAGGCACTGGTAGGGAGGTTTGGGTGCCAAAACAATGGTGTGTCTTTCAGAAAACATGATCTGGAAACCCTTGaaactacattttttatttatttttatgcacaaAAGAAAATAAGCAAACACAGAATAAACACAAACTGACTCCTTCCTGATTACCTGCCAGTGACAAACAGAAATATTGGGAAAGTGCTGCTTATAACAAAAATACAAGTGACATCAACCAATGAATGGGGAGATTAACTTTAAATCTAAACACGTATtaaacaaatcaataaacaaattaaaggtTCCCTGTGACAAATTACATTGGGGTCAGTGTATGTTCAGTCaactctattttttattattttttgtgcagtaaCATtggaaatgtttaaaatatttataataaagttagaaaaaaagaaaagaaaaagaagtcaatggggccagtctgtagacattaaaatactgattgtttcaaaagtatagctgcaagacataaacaatgtgcatattaacatgattttactgtgattaaatgtttactaaccttttctgtgtacatttatagccaatttttcaaatattttgccATGACGACATGATACACCATGTATACATACCGcaagaaattggccccattcacttatattgtgcaatgtataagtgcctcactgtaacctagatatttgtttcttttttttcaagtagggacaaatcaaaatgattttttgtggtaatcaacattatgtcacatgctgtcaattgagcttaacttgtattgaacccagaatgttcGTTTAAGCTTCTAATTTTGTTCACATTTATATTAAgataataatatttacttaaacCCATGCCTATTTCCAGTTCTTCACTAGTTTATTACTTCAAAGATATCAACAGTCTGCATGTAAATATGTATGCTCTCCTGAAATAACCTGTGATATCAGGATACACCAGAGGGCAGCACTCTGTgaattgtatgtgtgtgagtttatcTGTTCTGTGTGCTCTGTCTATTCTGATGGAGTTTAATAGCAGAAAATTGAAGGTAATTACCttaaagagcattctctctctccccccttttcCTGTACTGACATTAATGGATATTCCCAAATTCAATTTGGTGTCTCGAATGGAGCTTTTGTTGTCCAGTGTCAAGCCATTCAATTACTTACTGCAATGTAGGAAACCATAACCTTATTTCATGTTTTGTATGTGGAATATAATTTGTCTTTAGCACTTAGAAAGGAGAAGGAACACACAAAGAAGCTGTAAATGACTTGTAATCCCTTATTCTGGGAGATCCGAATtcttaaagttcacccaaaaataacaattctaccATAATTTAACAAGAGGCGGTGGAACACtgttttacatcaatgaaagttggtgtacagatgtaacaacattaaagaatatgtgctgtcctaattttgAACTGCTCtatattctggtgagtgtttatttcCCGCCACATGCGTGCGTGAGCGccgcgctgcaacagctggctgatcaaatcatagacacggaacaacaatacccggactcagttattattattcttggggatttaaacaaagcaaacctcacatGTGAAATggccaaatacaaacagcacattacatgccccaccagagacaagAATATACTGGATTATTGCTACACAACGACAACAgatgcatattgctctgtccctagagcagtttgggactctctgatcactgtctggtttatcttcttccaacctacatacagaaactaaaat of Xyrauchen texanus isolate HMW12.3.18 chromosome 20, RBS_HiC_50CHRs, whole genome shotgun sequence contains these proteins:
- the LOC127660901 gene encoding otoraplin-like, whose translation is MDKSSSLFFLYVSFGCLCHIANPALMEKLANKKICADTDCSYVISMAQVLEDYIASDCRYINLRRGQMIYVYSKLKPQEGDGVFWSGSVYGDRYVDQMGMIGYFPSNYVNETHVFMKKTVEMPTTEMDFFCA